Proteins encoded by one window of Myxococcus guangdongensis:
- a CDS encoding TetR/AcrR family transcriptional regulator, producing the protein MIAAAAEMLERSGYAGAGINELLEAGKAPRGSLYFHFPGGKEQLAIEALQASSAEVTRLLGEHLASSKGLVTGLRRALAQLADRAEASGFEKGCPVSAVVLSSGATPEPVRAAAAEALQSWQQLLTERLRAEGLTAAESRRRAALVLSSIEGALLLMRAHRSRAPVEELSKELERLLSLD; encoded by the coding sequence ATGATTGCCGCCGCGGCGGAGATGCTGGAGCGCTCGGGGTATGCCGGCGCGGGCATCAATGAGCTGCTCGAGGCCGGCAAGGCGCCTCGGGGCTCGCTCTACTTCCATTTCCCAGGGGGCAAGGAGCAGCTCGCCATCGAAGCCCTCCAGGCTTCGTCCGCGGAGGTGACGCGGCTGCTCGGCGAGCACCTCGCCTCGTCCAAGGGCCTCGTCACCGGACTGCGTCGCGCGCTCGCGCAGCTGGCCGACCGGGCCGAGGCCTCTGGCTTCGAGAAGGGCTGCCCCGTCTCCGCCGTGGTGCTGTCCTCCGGCGCCACGCCCGAGCCAGTTCGCGCCGCCGCCGCCGAGGCGCTCCAGTCCTGGCAGCAACTGCTCACCGAGCGGCTCCGGGCCGAGGGACTCACGGCCGCCGAGTCGCGCCGCCGCGCCGCCCTGGTGCTCTCCTCCATCGAGGGCGCGCTCTTGCTCATGCGCGCCCACCGCAGCCGGGCTCCCGTCGAGGAGCTCTCCAAGGAACTGGAGCGCCTGCTCTCACTCGATTGA
- a CDS encoding SDR family oxidoreductase, with translation MKDSSPDSLVIGATGLLGRWLVPELTRRGRHVAVLSRNAQARSQSYRDWVAALGGAPERLVFLEGDLDAPRLGLTPEDRAALQGVCDVFHLGARFAWHLSPEEAQRTNVEGTRAVVELAADLPALRRLVLVGGYRIGPRLDTSGRIVPAPPLSFADSGAYETSKALSHQIAVETAARLGVPLTTVHPSSVIGDSRTGATVQSLGLGDTVAHVHAGKMPVLLGSKDTFVPVVAVDTVARFMAGVVEVPEAAGQEYTLMDPGSPTFHEMIRWAARRSGRCAPRLSLPVSWVRWLPERLLGAATESLDFLDTARYPVEPALAMAQRMGVELPPVETVLERWFDFLRGTGFAPDVERARLASVRPG, from the coding sequence ATGAAGGATTCGTCACCGGACTCACTCGTCATCGGCGCCACGGGATTGCTGGGGCGCTGGCTCGTGCCGGAGCTGACGCGGCGCGGACGACACGTCGCCGTGCTCTCTCGCAACGCCCAGGCGCGCAGCCAGTCCTACCGGGACTGGGTGGCGGCGCTCGGAGGCGCCCCCGAGCGACTCGTGTTCCTCGAGGGGGACTTGGACGCGCCGCGCCTGGGGCTCACGCCAGAGGACCGCGCGGCCCTCCAGGGCGTGTGCGACGTGTTCCACCTGGGCGCGCGCTTCGCCTGGCATCTGTCACCCGAGGAGGCTCAGCGCACCAACGTGGAGGGGACTCGCGCCGTGGTGGAGCTGGCCGCGGACCTGCCCGCGCTGCGCCGGCTCGTGCTCGTGGGGGGCTATCGCATCGGCCCGCGCCTCGACACCTCGGGGAGAATCGTCCCCGCGCCCCCGCTGAGCTTCGCGGACTCGGGCGCCTATGAGACATCCAAGGCCCTGTCCCACCAGATAGCCGTGGAGACCGCCGCGAGGCTCGGGGTCCCCCTCACCACGGTGCACCCGTCCTCCGTCATCGGAGACAGCCGCACCGGCGCGACGGTGCAGAGCCTGGGGCTCGGCGACACCGTGGCCCATGTCCATGCCGGGAAGATGCCCGTCCTCCTGGGCTCGAAGGACACCTTCGTCCCCGTCGTCGCCGTGGACACGGTGGCGCGCTTCATGGCGGGCGTGGTGGAGGTGCCGGAGGCCGCCGGTCAGGAGTACACGCTGATGGACCCAGGCTCGCCCACGTTCCACGAGATGATTCGCTGGGCCGCGCGACGCTCGGGGCGATGCGCGCCCCGCCTGTCGCTGCCCGTCTCGTGGGTGCGCTGGCTGCCCGAGCGACTGTTGGGCGCGGCCACCGAGTCGCTCGACTTCCTCGACACCGCCCGCTACCCCGTGGAGCCCGCACTCGCGATGGCCCAGCGGATGGGCGTGGAGCTGCCGCCCGTGGAGACGGTGCTGGAGCGCTGGTTCGACTTCCTGCGCGGCACGGGCTTCGCTCCCGACGTGGAGCGGGCGCGACTCGCGTCGGTGCGTCCGGGATGA
- a CDS encoding amidohydrolase — MNRPSLLAVLVVLLTAPDSRAQPSSVLGGLDGLYPDLDALYRDLHQHPELSFQEEKTAAKLSERLRKLGFDVTTGVGGTGVVALLRNGPGPTVMLRTDLDALPMEEKTGLPYASKVQVKGGDGQTVPVMHACGHDVHMTVWMGTATLLSRKKDQWKGTLMMVGQPAEEIGAGARKMLADGLFKRFPKPDFAVALHNTTAAPAGRVEYVSGYAMAHVDSVDITLFGKGGHGAYPHTTVDPILIAARTVLALQTLVSREKHPLEPAVVTVGSIHGGTKHNIIPDDVRLQLTVRSYKPEVRKALLEGIERVAKAEALASGAPRPPKVDVTEGTPATYNDPALTRRLTEAVVRVLGEKNVGEAQPVMGGEDFSEYGRAGVPAALLWLGSVEPQRFLQSRSGGEPLPSLHSSGFIPDRERTLRTGVTALTTSALELLGKP, encoded by the coding sequence GTGAACCGCCCTTCCCTGCTGGCCGTGCTCGTCGTCCTGCTGACCGCGCCTGACTCACGCGCGCAGCCGTCCTCCGTGCTGGGAGGACTCGACGGCCTCTACCCGGACCTGGACGCGCTGTACCGGGACTTGCACCAGCACCCCGAGCTGTCCTTCCAGGAGGAGAAGACCGCCGCGAAGCTGTCCGAGCGGCTGCGCAAGCTGGGCTTCGACGTCACCACCGGCGTCGGCGGCACGGGCGTGGTGGCGCTGCTGCGCAACGGCCCCGGGCCCACCGTCATGCTGCGCACGGACCTGGACGCGCTGCCCATGGAGGAGAAGACGGGCCTGCCCTACGCCAGCAAGGTGCAGGTGAAGGGCGGGGATGGGCAGACGGTGCCGGTGATGCACGCCTGCGGACATGACGTGCACATGACGGTGTGGATGGGCACGGCGACGCTGCTTTCGCGCAAGAAGGACCAGTGGAAGGGCACGCTGATGATGGTGGGCCAGCCCGCGGAGGAGATTGGAGCTGGCGCGCGGAAGATGCTCGCCGATGGGCTCTTCAAGCGCTTCCCCAAGCCCGACTTCGCGGTGGCGCTGCACAACACCACGGCGGCGCCCGCGGGCCGCGTGGAGTACGTGTCCGGTTACGCCATGGCCCACGTGGACTCGGTGGACATCACCCTCTTCGGCAAGGGCGGACACGGCGCCTACCCACACACGACGGTGGACCCCATCCTGATTGCCGCGCGCACGGTGCTCGCGCTCCAGACGCTGGTCAGCCGGGAGAAGCACCCGCTCGAGCCCGCGGTGGTGACGGTGGGCTCCATCCACGGCGGCACCAAGCACAACATCATCCCGGACGACGTGCGCCTGCAGCTCACCGTGCGCTCCTACAAGCCCGAGGTCCGCAAGGCGCTCCTGGAGGGCATCGAGCGCGTCGCCAAGGCGGAGGCCCTGGCCTCCGGCGCCCCGCGTCCGCCCAAGGTCGACGTCACCGAGGGCACACCCGCCACCTACAACGACCCCGCTCTCACCCGCCGCCTCACCGAGGCCGTGGTGCGCGTGCTCGGGGAGAAGAACGTGGGCGAGGCCCAGCCCGTCATGGGCGGCGAGGACTTCTCCGAGTACGGCCGCGCCGGAGTCCCCGCCGCGCTCCTGTGGCTGGGCTCGGTGGAGCCGCAGCGCTTCCTGCAGTCCCGCTCGGGCGGCGAGCCGCTCCCGTCCCTGCACTCGTCCGGCTTCATCCCGGACCGCGAGCGCACGCTGCGCACGGGCGTCACCGCGCTGACGACGTCCGCGCTGGAGCTGTTGGGCAAGCCCTGA